The Meles meles chromosome 12, mMelMel3.1 paternal haplotype, whole genome shotgun sequence genomic sequence GTCACCGAGGGTCTCAGGTGGAGAGGCAGGTCCCCCCCGGCCACTGCCAATCCCCGCGTTTCCGGGTGAAAGAGAAGGTGTCTGTGCGGTGACGTGCACCGTGCGGCACCGGTCCAAACAGCCTCTGCGCGAGATGGCTCCCTCCACGTCCCCGCGGCCCCCCGGGCAGCAGCGCTCCTTGCAGAGCTGTCCCAGCAAACGTGACGTGCGAGTTCCGAACCTGCCGCCTACACCTGCATTCCACCAAGCAGGGACACCTCCTTTTTTACTTTTCACTTACAGACAAAGGCACTGTAACTTACAGGGAACGGTATTCACGGTATTTACGTTCCGGTGTAACCCAGCGCACAGATGCCCACCTGCCTCCTGCGGCACAAGCTGCCGAGCCAGCGCCTGCCCCGGTGCTTTTCCGGCTCGATGTGGATTCTTCAGCCAACGTGTTCCGGTTCCTGGAACCTCCAAACCTCCCACGTTAGAGCAGAGACTGACACCAGAAACCCCATCCTCCTGAAAGTGATCAAGATACAGCGCATCTGTTTTACGTATGAGGACGTTCGACGACCCCAACTCGATGAGACAACTTCCACACTGGAAATGCTGGTCTTTACGGTGAGACTTTAAGAGAGGCCCAATTTCCTGTTGCCTCCCGTGATGAGTGAGAAAACTGTAGCTCCGTCAGAAGTAAAAGGGacagggacaccttggtggcacagttgggccaagcctccaactcctgatctcaCTCAGGCTGTGAGCCCCGCGGCGGGCTCGGGACTCAGCAGGGTCTGCCCGAGAATGCCCCGTCCCTCCCCTCGCTCACAGGCCCTCTCAAAAGTAGGCAACCAAGTGGTGCCTGGTACTTCGTTCTTCTCTCCCCCGGGGGGACTACACGACGGCCCTGCAG encodes the following:
- the TXNL4A gene encoding thioredoxin-like protein 4A isoform X3 encodes the protein MSYMLPHLHNGWQVDQAILSEEDRVVVIRFGHDWDPTCMKMDEVLYSIAEKEDGVSGVSLCSNVGGLEVPGTGTRWLKNPHRAGKAPGQALARQLVPQEAGGHLCAGLHRNVNTVNTVPCKLQCLCL